In Gouania willdenowi chromosome 15, fGouWil2.1, whole genome shotgun sequence, one DNA window encodes the following:
- the LOC114476770 gene encoding transmembrane protein 150A isoform X1, translated as MVVWIIFPICLSLTSFIGTWTVYGLAFSNKHVCSLTDWSANTSRCTMNRSTDCCFPPTISSSGIHPPENSLFTAAINAGAFLFLLFTIFHHAHIMEKHAHHSLISRTALVFGIVSSLGAFAAGNCNPGYLTLLHNLGAAISFICICFYSTLLTSLTGRYVLSGYEWILYPLRIVSTVLQVIMTISYTCLYVQDDYIYSHLAAVFEWMLSFNLELFEISFAVEFAFFSSYMVSNLLNTREEEKPLMLRLS; from the exons ATGGTAGTCTGGATCATCTTTCCTATCTGCCTCTCCCTCACTTCTTTTATTGGCACTTGGACTGT ctATGGTCTGGCTTTCTCCAACAAGCATGTATGCTCCCTCACTGACTG GAGTGCCAACACCTCTCGCTGTACAATGAATAGGTCCACAGACTGCTGTTTTCCTCCAACCATAAG CTCAAGTGGGATCCACCCACCAGAAAATAGCCTCTTCACAGCCGCAATCAACGCCGGAGCCTTTCTGT TCCTGCTGTTCACCATCTTCCACCATGCTCACATCATGGAGAAACACGCTCATCATTCACTGATTAGTCGCACTGCACTGGTCTTTGGTATTGTGTCATCCTTGGGTGCGTTTGCAGCTGGAAACTGTAAC CCAGGTTACCTTACACTGCTCCACAACCTCGGAGCTGCCATCAGCTTCATTTGCATCTGCTTCTATTCCACCCTGCTGACCTCGCTCACAGGGAGGTATGTGCTCTCAGGATACGAGTGGATTCTCTACCCACTGAGAATCGTCTCCACTGTGCTTCAAGTCATTATGACCATCAGTT ACACCTGTCTATACGTCCAGGACGACTACATCTACTCCCACCTTGCAGCTGTGTTTGAGTGGATGCTGAGCTTCAACCTGGAGCTGTTTGAGATCAGCTTTGCTGTGGAGTTTGCCTTTTTCTCGTCCTACATGGTGTCCAATCTGCTGAATACACGCGAGGAGGAAAAACCACTAATGCTGAGGTTGTCCTGA
- the LOC114476770 gene encoding transmembrane protein 150A isoform X2 yields MVWLSPTSMSANTSRCTMNRSTDCCFPPTISSSGIHPPENSLFTAAINAGAFLFLLFTIFHHAHIMEKHAHHSLISRTALVFGIVSSLGAFAAGNCNPGYLTLLHNLGAAISFICICFYSTLLTSLTGRYVLSGYEWILYPLRIVSTVLQVIMTISYTCLYVQDDYIYSHLAAVFEWMLSFNLELFEISFAVEFAFFSSYMVSNLLNTREEEKPLMLRLS; encoded by the exons ATGGTCTGGCTTTCTCCAACAAGCAT GAGTGCCAACACCTCTCGCTGTACAATGAATAGGTCCACAGACTGCTGTTTTCCTCCAACCATAAG CTCAAGTGGGATCCACCCACCAGAAAATAGCCTCTTCACAGCCGCAATCAACGCCGGAGCCTTTCTGT TCCTGCTGTTCACCATCTTCCACCATGCTCACATCATGGAGAAACACGCTCATCATTCACTGATTAGTCGCACTGCACTGGTCTTTGGTATTGTGTCATCCTTGGGTGCGTTTGCAGCTGGAAACTGTAAC CCAGGTTACCTTACACTGCTCCACAACCTCGGAGCTGCCATCAGCTTCATTTGCATCTGCTTCTATTCCACCCTGCTGACCTCGCTCACAGGGAGGTATGTGCTCTCAGGATACGAGTGGATTCTCTACCCACTGAGAATCGTCTCCACTGTGCTTCAAGTCATTATGACCATCAGTT ACACCTGTCTATACGTCCAGGACGACTACATCTACTCCCACCTTGCAGCTGTGTTTGAGTGGATGCTGAGCTTCAACCTGGAGCTGTTTGAGATCAGCTTTGCTGTGGAGTTTGCCTTTTTCTCGTCCTACATGGTGTCCAATCTGCTGAATACACGCGAGGAGGAAAAACCACTAATGCTGAGGTTGTCCTGA
- the eif4e1c gene encoding eukaryotic translation initiation factor 4E family member 1c, producing the protein MATSEPKPAETEEQQSESQVVANPEQYIKLPLQNKWALWYFKNDKSKSWTENLRLISKFDTVEDFWALYNHIQQPSKLGFGCDYCLFKDGIKPMWEDDRNKLGGRWLMTLNKQQRHNDLDRYWMETLLCLVGESFDEASEDVCGAVVNVRPKGDKISIWTSNCQNREVIMTIGQLYKERLNLSIKAMIGYQSHDDTSSKSGSTTKNMYSV; encoded by the exons ATGGCGACATCGGAGCCG AAACCAGCTGAAACAGAAGAGCAGCAATCTGAAAGTCAGGTCGTGGCAAATCCTGAGCAGTATATAAAACTCCCTTTGCAAAACAA GTGGGCCCTGTGGTATTTCAAAAACGACAAGAGCAAAAGCTGGACAGAGAACCTGCGTCTCATTTCTAAGTTTGACACAGTGGAGGATTTCTGGGC gTTATACAACCACATACAACAACCAAGCAAACTTGGCTTTGGCTGTGATTATTGCCTATTTAAG GATGGGATTAAGCCGATGTGGGAGGACGACAGGAACAAGCTGGGAGGTCGGTGGCTAATGACTCTCAATAAACAGCAAAGGCACAATGACCTTGACCGCTACTGGATGGAAACG ctactGTGTTTAGTGGGAGAGTCGTTTGATGAAGCCAGCGAGGATGTGTGTGGAGCCGTGGTCAACGTCAGACCTAAAGGTGACAAAATATCCATCTGGACGAGCAACTGTCAAAACAGGGAAGTCATCATGACGATAGG ACAACTTTACAAAGAGCGACTTAACTTGTCCATCAAAGCAATGATTGGTTACCAGTCGCATGACGACACGTCCAGTAAGAGCGGCTCCACCACCAAAAACATGTACTCTGTTTAA